The following proteins are co-located in the Calliphora vicina chromosome 2, idCalVici1.1, whole genome shotgun sequence genome:
- the LOC135950370 gene encoding U-Kazal-Dg21.2-like has translation MFSVKKIIFVIAVVGVTLAKSEKPSTSIELQESKEYFELIDYTDNCLRGCPRIIDPICAVDELHPKEYKYFHNQCLMEYDNCRQSRAWKPTQMLLCIKDIDPVVRDDCMRACPLIYNPVCASDGKNYEIFGNQCSFGMENCLASGKWLEVRAEQCGL, from the exons atgttctccgtcaaaaaaataatatttgttatcgCTGTTGTGGGAGTGACACTAGCAAAGAGTGAAAAACCATCAACTTCTATAGAATTGCAGGAATCTAAAGAGTATTTTGAATTAATCGATTACACTGATAATTGCTTACGCGGTTGCCCCCGTATCATAGATCCCATTTGTGCTGTAGATGAATTGCATCCCAAggaatacaaatattttcacaaCCAATGTTTAATGGAATACGACAATTGTCGTCAGAGTCGAG CTTGGAAACCCACACAGATGCTTTTGTGCATTAAGGACATTGATCCGGTGGTACGTGATGACTGTATGCGTGCCTGTCCATTGATTTATAATCCTGTTTGTGCCAGTGatggaaaaaattatgaaatttttggcAACCAATGTAGTTTTGGCATGGAAAATTGCTTAGCCAGCGGCA AATGGTTAGAAGTGCGCGCTGAACAATGTGGTTTGTGA